A window of Elusimicrobiota bacterium genomic DNA:
GAAGAAATCCGCCAGCACGGTCACGTCCTCACCCCCGGCCGCTACGTGGGAGCAGAAGCGGCGGAGGACGACGGCGAGCCATTCGACCAGAAGATGAGACGCCTCACCGCCCAGCTCAGGGAGCAATTCTCCGAATCCTTAAAGCTCGAGCGCGCCATCAGGGAGAATCTTAAGAAGGTGGGGTATCCGTTGTGATGGCAGGGGTCATGAACTTATCACAATTTGTGATAAGTTCGGTCATTGAACCGGTCACAAATTGTGATCAGTTCCCGCAGTTCTTTCGACGTCAAGCGGAACATGAACCCGTCCGGGAAGCGCTCTTGATTGCGGAGAACCGCCTGGTTCAGGACTTTCGTAGGGACCTGATAAAGCTCCGCCAAATCCCTGTCGAGCATAACCTTAAGTCCCCGGATCAGGAATATCCGTTTCTCTATGGAGTCCCCCAGGGCGAAATCGGCCATATTAGTTATACGATTCACCCACCGAAAAAGTTCCCTGTTTTATGTTCCGCAAGTAAATGGCATGGCTGATAATTGGCCTTCACATTGGCAGCGGTCATCACTTGGGGATGCCGCAGACGTGAATTGGGGCGATACCTCTACGACAAAAGCTGCCTATGTTGATGCAGGGTTTACAGCCTACAGCGCATCCGGTTCGGATGGATTCCTGCCATATGCAGATTTTGATCGAACCGGGGTAGTTCTTAGTGCCATTGGAGCTAATTGTGGACGGACCTGGCTGGCTCAAGGTAAATGGTCCTGTATTAAAAATACGATCCGATTTTGGTCGAAAGATCCAGAGGTGGACACGGAGTTCCTGTATTGGGTTACGCGAGATCCTTTAATTTGGCCGAAACGTGGATCCGCTCAGCCATTTATTTCGCAGGGGGATGCTCGAAAGCTGAATATCGCTTATCCAGCTCTTCATGAACAGAAAGAAATCGCGAATATGCTTGGAGCGCTAGAACAAAAAATTGAGAGTAGCCACCGCCTGAATAAGACCTTGGAGGCCATGGCCCAGGCCATTTTCAAGTCCTGGTTCGTGGACTTCGATCCCGTCCGGGCCAAGGCCGAGGATCGGGATACGGGGTTACCTAGGGACATCGCAGACTTGTTTCCGGAGCGGTTCCAGGAATCTGTATGGGGTTTGATCCCAAAGGGCTGGTGTGTTGGAAAATTTGGAGATTTATTGGAATTTGTTAAGGGCCGCAAACCTTCTAAAACTATGGATTCTCCAGAGGGAGGACTTCTGCCCGTGATTCTCATTGAGTCTCTTAACTCTGGCAGGTCTCAATATGCCGTACCTGACGAAATGATTGAAGTAAATGGGGATGACGTGCTTATGGTAATGGATGGCGCCAGCTCTGGTCGTGTCGATACCGGGTTGGGCGGCTTGGTTGGTTCAACACTGGCGAAAATATTGCCCAAACAGAAAGTCCCAGGTAAGAGTTTTCTGTATGCCGCATTGAAGTACCTGGAGCCGGAAATCCGGCAACATTTAACCGGAACTTCAATCCCCCATGTAGATAAGGGCTGGATTGTCCGACAATGTGTTTGCATTCCCGGTAATGAGCTGGTGGAACGTTTCCAGGTGATAGCCGCGTTGATTAAGGAGGAAATAATACGGACCAAAAACGAGATCCGTTGCTTAGCCAACCTCCGGGATACATTGCTACCCAAAATGATTCGCGGAGAACTCCGCATTGTGGAGGTGAACTATTTGTGAATCCACTGAAATATTCAGACCTGCGCAGCAAGGACAAGAACTATTTGATTGCGCAGCATGATGCATTTGCAAAGCCGGACCGGGTGGTTCCCGCTGATTTCTTTCTTGAAGAAATCTATCGCCGGGACAGGGAGGAACACGATCAGAAGTTAATGCAGATTAATAGGAGAATGTATTGCTTCACCGTTATCATCCTTATCTGCACTGTCATCCAAACGTTTTTAGCAACTCTGCTATGGATTAAATCCATAAAAAATGGTGATGCTATCCACAAAACTTCGCAGCGAAGTTCGGTGGATAACTCGGCCATGGGGAATGCGATTGGCTAGGGCTAGGGCATGAGAAACTCCCGCTTCACCGAATCCGAAGTCGAGGACGCGCTCCTGGTCTGGGTTTCCGGCCTGGGGTACGAGGTTCTCCACGGGCCGGAGATCGCTCCCGGCGAGCCGGAGGCGGAGAGGGCCTCATTCCAGGAGCCATTTCTGCCTGGAAGGCTCCGGGAGGCGCTGAAAAGGCTCAACCCCGCCGCTCCGGGCGAGGCTCTGGATGAGGCCTTCCGTAAGGTCACGCGGCCCGGGTCGGTGTCGCTCGTCCAGAACAACAGGGCCTTTCACCGGATGCTGGCGGAGGGTGTGGACGTCGAGTACCGCAAAGACGGACGCGTCATTCACGACAAGGCGAGGCTCGCGGATTTCCGGGATCCGGACCGAAACGACTGGGCGGCGGTCAATCAATTCACCGTGCTCGAGGGGTCTCACAACCGCCGGCCGGACGTGGTCGTTTTCCTCAACGGCCTGCCCGTGGCCGTGGTCGAGCTCAAGAACCCGGCCGACGAGAACGCCACGATTTGGACGGCCTTGCGCCAGCTCGAAACCTACAAACAGCAGATACCGGCCCTTTTCGCCTTCAACGAACTGATGATCATCTCCGACGGCCTCGAGGCCCGGATGGGGTCTTTGACGGCCGACGGAGAGCGCTTTCTACCCTGGAAGACCGTTTCGGGGGAGGATTTGGCTCCCAAGGCCATGCCCCAGATCGAGGTGCTCGTAAAAGGACTCTTCGACAAGGGGCGCCTCCTGGATCTCCTGAGGGGCTTCATCGTTTTCGAGGAGGACCGGGACGGGTCCGTGGCCAAGAAGATCGCTGGCTACCATCAATTTCATGCGGTGAAAACGGCCGTGGAGGAGACTTTGCGCGCTTGGGGGCGCCCCCCAGGAACTGCCTCCGCGGTCGGAGAGCCTCCCCTCGGGGTTTACCGCGCCGCCGGCTTGAAGGAGACGTCGAAGCCCGGCGACCGCCGGATCGGCCTGGTATGGCACACCCAAGGATCGGGCAAGAGCCTCACCATGGCCTTCTACGCCGGCCGCATCATCCAAGAGCCAGACCTAGAGAACCCGACAGTTCTCGTAATAACCGACCGAAACGACCTGGACGACCAGCTTTTCGGGACCTTCAGCCGCTGCCGGGAGCTTTTGCGGCAGTCTCCGGCGCAGGCTCGGGACCGCGCCCATCTTCGGGAACTGCTCCAGGTCGCGGCGGGAGGGGTGGTTTTCGCCACGATCCAGAAATTCCTTCCGGAGGAGAAGGGAGACGTCTTCCCCAAGCTCTCGGACCGGCGCAACATCGTGGTGATCGCCGACGAGGCGCATCGCAGCCAATACGACTTCATAGACGGGTTCGCCCGCCACATGCGCGACGCTTTGCCCAACGCCTCCTTCATCGGCTTCACCGGGACCCCCATCGAGCTCACGGACAAGAGCACCCGCGCCGTGTTCGGGGATTACATCAGCGTGTACGACATCCAGAGGGCGGTGGAGGACGGGGCGACGGTTCCCATCTATTACGAGAGCCGCCTGGCCAAGCTCAAGTTCTCGGAGGCGGAGCGTTCCTTCCTCGACCTGGAGTTCGAGGAAATCACCGAGGACGAGGAGGCCGAGCGCAAGGAGAGGCTCAAGAGCAAATGGGCGGCCTTGGAGGGCCTGGTCGGGGCCGAGGACCGCATCGGGCTCATCGCCAAGGACATGGCGGCGCACTTTGAGGAGCGCCAGAAGGTCCTCGAGGGCAAGGCCATGTTCGTGTGCATGAGCCGGCGGATTTGCGTGGACTTGTACGCGGCCTTGGCCAGAATCAAGCCCGAGTGGCATGACCCGGACGACAAGAAGGGGGCCCTCAAGCTCGTCATGACCGGCTCGGCCTCCGACCCCCTGCCTTGGCAGGGCCATATCCGCAGCAAGACCGCGCGCGAGGATTTGGCCAAGCGCTTCAAGGACCCCAAGGACCCGTTCAAGATCGTGATCGTGCGCGACATGTGGCTGACGGGCTTCGACGCGCCGTGCCTGCACACGATGTACCTCGACAAGCCCATGCGCGGGCATGGCCTCATGCAGGCGATTGCCCGCGTCAACCGCGTCTTCAAGGACAAGAAAGGCGGCTTGGTGGTGGATTACCTGGGCTTGGCGGACAACTTGAAGCGGGCCTTGGGCGCTTACACGGCCGGGGGCGGACAGGGCCGTACCGCCATAGACCAGGCCGAGGCCGTGGCCCTCATGCTGGAAAAGCACGAAATCTGCCGCGGCCTCTTCGACGGCTTCGATTGGTCCTCCTGGAAGGGGCCGACCGCCTCGGAAGATCGTCTGCGCCTCCTGCCCCCGGCCCAGCAACATATCCTCGCCCTCGAGGACGGCAAGGCCCGGCTTCTGAAGGCGGCCAAGGATTTGTGGCAGGCCTTCGCCTTGGCGGTGCCCCACGAAAAGACCCGGGAAATACGGGACGACGTGGGGTTCTTCCAGGCCGTGCGCGCAGCTTTGATCAAGACGGGCGCGCGCGACCTCGGTACCGAGGAGGATCTCGAGCAGGCCGTGCGCCAGCTCGTCTCGAAGGCGGTTTCATCGAGCCAGATCGTGGACATTTTCGAGGCCGCGGGACTCAAGAAGCCGAACATCTCCATCCTGTCGGACGAGTTCCTGGCCGAGGTGCGGGAAATGCCGCACCAGAACCTGGCCGTCGAGCTTTTAAGGAAGCTGTTGAAGGAGGAGATCAAGCTCCGCTCTCGGAGGAACGTCGTCCAGGGCAAATCCTTCGCCGAGCGGCTCGAGGCGGCCCTGCGCAGCTACCATAACCGCGCCGTGGAAACGGTCCAGGTCCTGACCGAGCTGATCGCCCTGGCCAAGGACATGCGCGAGGCCGAGAAGCGCGGAGAGCGGCTGGGCCTCGGCTTCGAGGAGGCCGCGTTCTATGACGCCTTGGAGACCAGCGACAGCGCGGTCAGCGTTCTGGGCGACAAGAAGCTGCGCGACATCGCCCGGGAGCTGGTGGAGAACGTGCGCCGAAACGCCTCGATAGACTGGACCATGAAGGAAAGCGTGAGGGCCAGGCTGCGCGTCACGGTCAAGAAAATCCTGCGCCGCCACGGCTATCCTCCCGACAAGCAGGAAAAAGCGGCCTCCACGGTTCTCGAGCAGGCCGAATTGTTCGCTCAGAGCACGGCTGTTGAGGCCGCGTAGGAGGCAAAAACATGGCAAATAAAGAACAAGCGGCAGGCTCTTCATTCTTCGAATGGTTTGGACCTCTTCTGGACGCGTTGCGCAACCTGGGCGGCTGGTCTGCTTGCGCTGTATTGTTGGCTGTTTAAGGGTTGAGTCCGACTTATCCACCAAACTTCGCTGCGAAGTTCGGTGGATAAGTCGGAGATGAGTGATGATTAACGGGGGAAAAATGACCAGCGTCTACTGCGTACGGGCGGATTCGGGGAATTACACCCGGGATTTTCTGGAGGGCGGGTACGCGGCGATCGGGTGGTCGGCGATTGTAGCCGATCTCTCGGGGGTGAAAGACATAGACGAGCTCTACGGCCTCTTCAGGGCGGCCTACCCGAAGGTCGCGAGCAAGCTGGTGGTGGGGCAGAACGTCGGGCAGGTGGCGAGGTTCCTCCTCGACATGAAGGCCGGGGACTACGTGGTGACGCCGGCTGCGGATACGGAGTTTCTGAATTACGGCACAGTGGGGCCGGCCCCGTCCTATTACTACCAGAAAGAGGCGGACTCCTGCCCCTACCGGCACCGCCGGGAGGTGGAATGGGCCAAGGAGCCCATCAAGAGGGGGGATTTTTCGGTTCCCTTTCAAAGTGCCATTCGCTGTGCCTTGACCGTATTCACCATTTCACAGTCCGAGGAATTCCTGGAGGCGATCGGGATCAAAGACGCCGCCCCGAAAGCGGCTTTCGACCACTATGACCCCTACCGCGCGGTCTTGCAGCAGATTCTGAAGCTCGATGACAAAGAGTTCGAGATATTGGCGGGGCACCTTCTGACCGCTCTGGGCTTCGAGGGCTCGGAGGTAGTGGGAAAAAGCGGCGACGGGGGAGTGGATGCCAAGGGTGAGCTCAACATCGCCAACTTGGCCAAGATAAAGATTTTCGTCCAAGCCAAGCGCTATCAATTGGGCGCGAAGGTCTCGGCCAATGTGGTCAAACAATTGCGCCAGGCCGTCCCTCGGGACGGGCAGGGGGCTTTCATAACGACGGCGGACTACCAGGAAGCCGCGGCCGAGGTGGCCCTGGATCCCAATTTCCCACGCATCGGTCTCATTAACGGCCGACAGCTAGTGGACCTCTTGATCGAGCATTGGGACGCGATCCCGAGGGAGTTCCGGGACCAGCTGGGCCTCAAGCCCGGACTGGTCAGGGCGTGAGGAGATGAAATCATGGCTATTCCCGACTTTCAAGAAATCATGCTGCCTCTTCTGCAGCTTGCCGCGGATGGAAACGACCACGCCGTGCGGGAGGCCATTGACAACCTAGGGCGCGCTTTCAAGCTCAGCAATGAAGAGTGCCGAGAGCTTCTCCCGAGCGGCTTCGAAGCGCGTTTTGACAACCGTGTCCATTGGGCGCGGTCCTATCTCAAGCAGGCCGGACTGCTGCAAAATCCAGCTCGGGGATCCTTCCGGATTACGGATGACGGCCGCAAGGTCTTGGATTCGAAGCCCAAGAGAATCAACATCAACTTCCTGATGCAGTTCCCGAAATTTATGGATTTCAGGAATCGGTCCTTGAGGGGCAACGCGGGAAAGAAAGGCGAGGCCGTCGCGGTCGCGGAAGCCGCCGGGACGACCAAGGAAATCCTAGAGGAATGCTACCAAAAATTGCGCAACGAGCTCGCTGGAGACTTGCTGGAGGCGATCAGGCAGAGCTCTCCGAGGTTTTTCGAAAATCTTGTCGTGGACCTTCTAGTCAAGATGGGCTACGGCGGTTCTCGCAAAGAAGCCGCCCGGGTGGTGGGTGGGAGCGGGGACGGAGGCATTGATGGCATTATCAACGAGGATCGCCTCGGGTTGGACGTGATCTATGTCCAGGCTAAACGCTGGGACGGGACCGTGGGTGAGGTTGATATCCGAAATTTCGTCGGAAGTTTGTCGGGCCGCAAGGCGAGCCGCGGGGTATTCATAACGGCTTCCAGCTTTACCAAGTCCGCGTTGGAGTTCGTCGCCCGTATAAAGGAAACCGTCATATTGATAGACGGGGAGAAGCTCGCCCAGCTCATGATCGAGCACGGCGTGGGCGTGAGCAAGGTCGCTTCCTACGAGATCGGCAAGGTTGACGCCGATTATTTTAGCGAGGAGTGAGACGACACTTTCCAAAAAGGATAACTCTGCCGCAGCGCGCCTTCCCCTGTGATCTCGCAGAAGAAATTCTGCTTGTCGTCGAATACGATCCGGATGTCGGTCGAGCCGTCCTTTAGGAGGAGCTCGTAGGTCGCGGTTTTGCGTCCGACCCTGACGACCATGGTGCCCGAAGGTTCCAGTGGAATGGAAAGCCGGACCATGTAGCCATCCGGGATGCTGCGGCCATTTTCGTATTCCAGATAGCCGCTGCCGTCGCGCAGGGTTCTCCCGCTGGGGTAGTCCATGGAGCCGCTGCCGTCGCGCAGGGTTCTCCCGCTGGGGTAGTCCATGGAGCCGCTCTCATAGCGCATGGTCTTCCCATTTGGGTAATCCATGTGCCCGCCTTCGTAGCGCATGGTGCCGCCATTGGGATAATCCATGTGGCCGCCCTCATAGCGCAGGGTTGCGCCGTTGGGGTAATACATATGCCCGCCGTCATAGCGCAGCGTCCTTCCGCTGGGGTAGTTGCGAGGACAGTCTATCTCCGCCCGCGCTGGCCCGGAGAAGGCGTTCAAGGCGGCGATAAAAGCGGCGGTTCGAAGCAAAGTTCTCATGGCAAATCCTCCATGAGCGGCATTCTCCAACTTTTGCCGAGGCGGGTCCTGGGCCTTTCGGCCTAAATCGGCCTAGGCAAAGGGCCTAATTTTTACCGGCGACGGTCCCCGCCAGAGTTCCGGTTCCGGTCAATCGGATCCAGTTGCCGGTGATCCAGCCGGAAACGTGGACGGAGCCGCTTACGGGAAAGGCGCCGATGGAGGCGCCGTCCTGGAAGAAGGAGGGATAGGCGGTCACGTAGACGTAGTTGGAGACCCAGGCTTGATTGGCCCAGAAGCCGTGCATGACATGGATGTAGGCGGGGTGGCTCGTGATTCTTCCCGAGGAATCCTTGAAGTAAGCGAATCCGGTCAAGGTGACCGTGACGTAGGACGATCCGTTCGGAACGTAGGCCGAGCCGCTCAGGGAAACCTGGCCGGAGACCGGGACGTAGCTCTTGACTTGCAGGTGGGTCTGGGGCTGGGCCAATATTTTCTGGAACGAGGCGGCGGAGCCGGAGGCCAGGGACTCTAGGCCCGCGGCCGCGGAGCCGGAGGCCATAAAAATACAAAGAACTGCCGGGATGATCTTGGTCATGGCCGCATTCTAGCACAACGGAGCCGCCATGCGACCTTTGGCCCAATTGAGCCTGGGCCCAAAGCCCAGGGCCTCCTGGGCCTAAAGGACGGGGCTCCCCCCGAAGACAGATTGCGATAATCCGGTCATGCTGCCGCGCAAAGCGATAGCCGGGATGCTGGCTTTCTCCCTGGCCTTCCTGTCTCCCGGCGTGCCCTGCTATCAGGCCCTGGCCGCTCAAGTCGGCGCGGCGCCGAAGGCTGTCGTCGTTCTCCAGCCGGCCGCGCCCATGAAGCGGAGCGCGGCCTTCGTGGCGCGCCTCAAGCGCGGCGCAGCACCCCTCCTGCGCGTTCTCGCAAGATCGCGCCAAGCCCCGGAAGCCCTTCCAGTTCAGGCCGAGGCTTTGCTCGGCCCTAGCGCGGTCGTGATGCGGCAGGAGCTAGAGGCTCCGCCTCGGGAGGGAGTCTCTCCCCAAAAATTCCTATCGAGGACGCTGGTCGCTGCGGCATTAGGGCTCTCCTTGGCCCTAAGCTCCGCTCCGGGCCCTATTCGAGCCGAGCCCACACCGCCCCCGTCGCCCGCCGCCCGCGCTCCCGCGGCCGCGACTCTTCAGCCGGCCTCGGCAGGAATGACCGCGCGGGTCGAGGGGACGCCCCTGGAATTGGGCGGACGCGGGCGCCTGGTTTTGACGGTCAGAAACGGCGGGAAGGCTCCCATGAGGCTCAACCTGTCCCGGGCGGCCCTGGCCGGCCTTTTCCCGGAGGAACTCGAGCTTCAAGGGCAAGCCCCCGATCCCATCGTGTTGAGCCCCGGCCAAACCCGGGAGCTGTCCTTCGAGTTCATCGCCTTCGGCTCGGGAGAGCTCAAGATCGGGGGGGAGCTCCTGGGAACGGCGGTCGCTCCGGTCTCGGTGGCGGTGAAGTCCCCGCTCACCCCCGACTGGGAGCAGAAAGGCTTCCGCGGCCCCAAGGACGTGGTCCAGAAAAGCGAGCCGGAATGGTCCTGGGCGTTCGCCCTGCCTTTGCTCGTGCTCGCAGTTCTGGCCGCGGAGCGATTTTTAAGGAGCGCGCCCGCCCCGGCCCAGCCCTTCCCGGAGAAAGAGCCGGTCCTCTCCCGCGCCGAGGCCGGGATGGCCGTTCTCGAGGACAACCTTGAGAGCCTGCCGGACCGGGAATTTTACGCCGAGTACTACAAAATATTGAGCTCCTTCCTGGTGGACTACCACGGCCTCCCGGTCAAGGAGCGCCACGCGGCGGGGCTTGCCGCGGACCTCAAGGCCTCTCGAAAGCTCGGCTCGGGCCAGCTCGAGGTGGCCGCGGGCTTGGCCCGGCGGGCCGAGATGGTCCGCTTCGGAGGGGGGGACGCGTCCGCGGACCGGCGGCGCCGGGATTTGCGATCGCTCGGGGACTTGACGCGCAGCGTGGCGGGTCGTCCCGGAGGCGAAGCCCCTAGGGGGGCTTCGGGGCTCTTGGGAATATTGGGCTTTCTCCCAATTGAAGCGGCTTCATTGCATTTCGGCAACCCCTGGGCCCTCATTCTCTTCGTGCCGCTGACCGCCTTCATCCTCTGGAAATGGCGCGGGCGCCCTGCCGGGCTTCTCATGCCCCAGGCCTTGCCCGCGGCCCTCCGCCCCAGCTTGCGCCAGAGGCTCGCCTTCCTGCCGAACGCGCTCCGGGTCGTGGTTCTCGGGCTTTTGATCTTGTACATGGCCCAGCCCCAGCTGGGAGTCGTCCGGCAGGAGGCCTTCATCGCCTCGACGGACACGATTCTCGAGATAGACAGTTCCGGCAGCATGGCGTCGCCCTACAGCGCCCAGGGGGGCAAGAGCCGTCTGCAGGCCGCCAAGGAATCCGCCAAGGCCTATGCCGTGGAGCAGCGCCGTGGAGGCGGCAACCGTCTGGGTCTATTCAGCTTCGCGGAGAACGCGGAGTTCGAGGTGATGCTGACCTTTGACACGGACGCCTTCCTCGCCCAATTGGAGGGGGTCGCCGTGCGGGGCGGCACGGCCATAGGCCGGGCCGTGCTCGCGGGAGCGGCCCAATTCGTCGAGGACGACCTCAAGAATCTCGACGACTCCGGCGATCCGCGCGTCAAGGAGGCAAAACGGATATTGGCCGGCCGAGGCCTTCGCAAGGCCTTGGCTTACCTCAACGCCCAGCCCGACTTGGCGGCGCGCGTTCTGCGTTCCGAGCGCCAAAAGGTCTTGGTGGTATTCAGCGACGGCGATTCCAACGTCGGGATCAGCCCCTTGGAGGCGGCCCGGATCGCGAAAAAGCTCGGCATCAAGATTTACACGGTCGGAATCGCCAGCGATGCCGGCGGGCCCGGCGTGGACGAGGCCACGCTCAAGAAAATGGCGGAGATCACGGGGGCCCGCTATTTCCGCGCCGCAGACGCGGAGGCCTTGACGCAGGCCCTCCTTGAGATCAACGCCTTGGTCAAAATCCCGTCCAAAGTCCTGGCCGTGCCCATGGTGAGGGATCTAAGGCAGGAGCTGGCGATCCTGGCGTTACTTTTGGTGGGGCTCGAGTTGACGCTTTCCAGCACCTGGCTGCGCGTCCTGCAGGGGCTGGCGTTTCTCTCCCTGCCTCTGATGTCGCAACCTGCCGCGCTTTCGGACGGCAATCTTCTTTTCCACCAGGGGCGCTACGGCGAGGCCGCGGTCCGCTACGCCCGGGCCTTGGAGCGGTACCCGGACATGGCCGAGCTCTACTTCAACATGGGAAACGCCTACCTGAGCCTGGGCGAGGCCGAGAAGGCGGCGCGGTGCTACCAGGAGTTCCTGGCCCGCTCCGGGGATTCCGAGCTCGCGGCCCAGGCCCATTACAATAGGGGTCTGGCGGCTCTCCTGCAGAAGGACTTGGCCGCGGCCCGCGACGCCTTCAAGCAGGCCCTGCGCTTGAACCCCGGGGACGCCGACGCGCGTTGGAACCTGGACTTGGTCAACCAGCTGCTAAAGAAGAAGCAGAAGAATCATGACGGAAAG
This region includes:
- a CDS encoding ORF6N domain-containing protein, producing the protein MADFALGDSIEKRIFLIRGLKVMLDRDLAELYQVPTKVLNQAVLRNQERFPDGFMFRLTSKELRELITICDRFNDRTYHKL
- a CDS encoding restriction endonuclease subunit S, which codes for MADNWPSHWQRSSLGDAADVNWGDTSTTKAAYVDAGFTAYSASGSDGFLPYADFDRTGVVLSAIGANCGRTWLAQGKWSCIKNTIRFWSKDPEVDTEFLYWVTRDPLIWPKRGSAQPFISQGDARKLNIAYPALHEQKEIANMLGALEQKIESSHRLNKTLEAMAQAIFKSWFVDFDPVRAKAEDRDTGLPRDIADLFPERFQESVWGLIPKGWCVGKFGDLLEFVKGRKPSKTMDSPEGGLLPVILIESLNSGRSQYAVPDEMIEVNGDDVLMVMDGASSGRVDTGLGGLVGSTLAKILPKQKVPGKSFLYAALKYLEPEIRQHLTGTSIPHVDKGWIVRQCVCIPGNELVERFQVIAALIKEEIIRTKNEIRCLANLRDTLLPKMIRGELRIVEVNYL
- a CDS encoding type I restriction endonuclease subunit R, with translation MRNSRFTESEVEDALLVWVSGLGYEVLHGPEIAPGEPEAERASFQEPFLPGRLREALKRLNPAAPGEALDEAFRKVTRPGSVSLVQNNRAFHRMLAEGVDVEYRKDGRVIHDKARLADFRDPDRNDWAAVNQFTVLEGSHNRRPDVVVFLNGLPVAVVELKNPADENATIWTALRQLETYKQQIPALFAFNELMIISDGLEARMGSLTADGERFLPWKTVSGEDLAPKAMPQIEVLVKGLFDKGRLLDLLRGFIVFEEDRDGSVAKKIAGYHQFHAVKTAVEETLRAWGRPPGTASAVGEPPLGVYRAAGLKETSKPGDRRIGLVWHTQGSGKSLTMAFYAGRIIQEPDLENPTVLVITDRNDLDDQLFGTFSRCRELLRQSPAQARDRAHLRELLQVAAGGVVFATIQKFLPEEKGDVFPKLSDRRNIVVIADEAHRSQYDFIDGFARHMRDALPNASFIGFTGTPIELTDKSTRAVFGDYISVYDIQRAVEDGATVPIYYESRLAKLKFSEAERSFLDLEFEEITEDEEAERKERLKSKWAALEGLVGAEDRIGLIAKDMAAHFEERQKVLEGKAMFVCMSRRICVDLYAALARIKPEWHDPDDKKGALKLVMTGSASDPLPWQGHIRSKTAREDLAKRFKDPKDPFKIVIVRDMWLTGFDAPCLHTMYLDKPMRGHGLMQAIARVNRVFKDKKGGLVVDYLGLADNLKRALGAYTAGGGQGRTAIDQAEAVALMLEKHEICRGLFDGFDWSSWKGPTASEDRLRLLPPAQQHILALEDGKARLLKAAKDLWQAFALAVPHEKTREIRDDVGFFQAVRAALIKTGARDLGTEEDLEQAVRQLVSKAVSSSQIVDIFEAAGLKKPNISILSDEFLAEVREMPHQNLAVELLRKLLKEEIKLRSRRNVVQGKSFAERLEAALRSYHNRAVETVQVLTELIALAKDMREAEKRGERLGLGFEEAAFYDALETSDSAVSVLGDKKLRDIARELVENVRRNASIDWTMKESVRARLRVTVKKILRRHGYPPDKQEKAASTVLEQAELFAQSTAVEAA
- a CDS encoding restriction endonuclease; the protein is MTSVYCVRADSGNYTRDFLEGGYAAIGWSAIVADLSGVKDIDELYGLFRAAYPKVASKLVVGQNVGQVARFLLDMKAGDYVVTPAADTEFLNYGTVGPAPSYYYQKEADSCPYRHRREVEWAKEPIKRGDFSVPFQSAIRCALTVFTISQSEEFLEAIGIKDAAPKAAFDHYDPYRAVLQQILKLDDKEFEILAGHLLTALGFEGSEVVGKSGDGGVDAKGELNIANLAKIKIFVQAKRYQLGAKVSANVVKQLRQAVPRDGQGAFITTADYQEAAAEVALDPNFPRIGLINGRQLVDLLIEHWDAIPREFRDQLGLKPGLVRA
- a CDS encoding restriction endonuclease, whose translation is MAIPDFQEIMLPLLQLAADGNDHAVREAIDNLGRAFKLSNEECRELLPSGFEARFDNRVHWARSYLKQAGLLQNPARGSFRITDDGRKVLDSKPKRININFLMQFPKFMDFRNRSLRGNAGKKGEAVAVAEAAGTTKEILEECYQKLRNELAGDLLEAIRQSSPRFFENLVVDLLVKMGYGGSRKEAARVVGGSGDGGIDGIINEDRLGLDVIYVQAKRWDGTVGEVDIRNFVGSLSGRKASRGVFITASSFTKSALEFVARIKETVILIDGEKLAQLMIEHGVGVSKVASYEIGKVDADYFSEE